A portion of the Symphalangus syndactylus isolate Jambi chromosome 13, NHGRI_mSymSyn1-v2.1_pri, whole genome shotgun sequence genome contains these proteins:
- the TCTN1 gene encoding tectonic-1 isoform X19, with amino-acid sequence MRPRGLPPLLVVLLGCWASVSAQTEATPAVTTEGLNSTEAALATFGTSPSTRPPGTPTAPGPSSGPRPTPVTDVAALCVCDLSPAQCDVNCCCDPDCSSMDFSVFSACSVPVVTGDSQFCSQKAAIYSLNFTANPPQRVFKLVDQINPSIFCIHITNYKPALSFINPEVPDENNFDTLMKTSDGFTLNAESYISFTTKLDIPTAAKYEYGVPLQTSDSFLRFPSSLTSSLCTDNNPAAFLVNQAVKCTRKINLEQCEEIEALSMAFYSSPEILRVPDSRTKVPITVQSIVIQSLNKTLTRREDTNVLQPALVNAGHFSHCMNVVLEVKYSLTYTDAGEVTKADLSFLLGTVSSVVVPLQQKFEIHFLQDSCQLPGALVIEVKWTKYGSLLNPQAKIVNVTANLISSSFPEANSGNERTILISTTVTFVDVSAPAEAGFRAPPAINARLPFNFFFPFV; translated from the exons CTGGGCCTCCGTGAGCGCCCAGACTGAGGCCACCCCGGCGGTGACGACAGAGGGCCTCAACTCCACCGAGGCAGCCCTGGCCACTTTCGGAACTTCCCCGTCGACCAGGCCCCCCGGGACTCCCACGGCTCCAGGGCCCTCCTCGGGCCCCAGGCCTACCCCGGTCACGGACG TTGCTGCTCTGTGTGTCTGTGACTTATCCCCAGCACAGTGTGACGTCAACTGCTGCTGTGATCCTGACTGCAGCTCCATGGATTTCAGTGTCTTCTCTGCCTGCTCAGTTCCAGTTGTCAC gggCGACAGCCAGTTTTGTAGTCAAAAAGCAGCCATCTATTCATTGAATTTTACAGCAAACCCACCTCAAAGAGTATTTAAACTTGTTGACCAGATTAATCCATCTATTTTCTGCATTCATATTACAAACT ataaaccTGCATTATCCTTTATTAATCCAGAAGTACCTGATGAAAACAATTTTGATACATTGATGaaaacatctgatggttttacattGAATGCTGAATCATATATTTCCTTCACAACCAAACTGGATATTCCTACTGCTGCTAAATATGAG TATGGGGTTCCTCTGCAGACTTCGGATTCGTTTCTGAGATTTCCTTCGTCCCTGACATCATCTCTGTGCACTGATAATAACCCTGCAG CGTTTCTGGTGAACCAGGCTGTTAAGtgcaccagaaaaataaatttagaacagTGTGAAGAAATTGAAGCCCTCAGCATGGCTTTTTACAGCAGCCCGGAAATTCTGAGG GTACCTGATTCAAGAACAAAG GTCCCTATCACTGTTCAGTCCATCGTCATTCAGTCTCTAAATAAAACACTCACCCGACGGGAAGACACTAATGTGCTGCAGCCGGCTCTCGTCAACGCTGGACACTTTAGCCATTGCATGAATGTTGTTCTTGAG GTAAAGTACAGCCTCACATACACAGATGCAGGTGAAGTCACCAAAGCTGATCTCTCATTCCTTCTGGGGACAGTTAGCAGCGTAGTGGTCCCACTGCAGCAAAAGtttgaaattcattttcttcAG GATTCCTGCCAGCTCCCAGGGGCTTTGGTTATAGAAGTGAAGTGGACTAAATATGGATCCCTACTGAATCCACAGGCCAAAATAGTCAATGTAACTGCAAATCTAATTTCATCCTCCTTTCCTGAG GCCAACTCAGGAAATGAAAGGACGATTCTTATTTCCACTACGGTTACATTTGTGGATGTGTCTGCACCTGCAGAGGCAGGCTTCAGAGCTCCGCCAGCCATCAATGCCAGGCTGCCCTTTAACTTCTTCTTCCCGTTTGTTTGA
- the TCTN1 gene encoding tectonic-1 isoform X15, producing the protein MRPRGLPPLLVVLLGCWASVSAQTEATPAVTTEGLNSTEAALATFGTSPSTRPPGTPTAPGPSSGPRPTPVTDVAALCVCDLSPAQCDVNCCCDPDCSSMDFSVFSACSVPVVTGDSQFCSQKAAIYSLNFTANPPQRVFKLVDQINPSIFCIHITNYKPALSFINPEVPDENNFDTLMKTSDGFTLNAESYISFTTKLDIPTAAKYEYGVPLQTSDSFLRFPSSLTSSLCTDNNPAAFLVNQAVKCTRKINLEQCEEIEALSMAFYSSPEILRVFTLQVPITVQSIVIQSLNKTLTRREDTNVLQPALVNAGHFSHCMNVVLEVKYSLTYTDAGEVTKADLSFLLGTVSSVVVPLQQKFEIHFLQTDWSSPVSARSTEGEEPAVGPGLPRLRGPFWKFPGPGHAGLGAHPLLHPVIQQEGKGEKDSCQLPGALVIEVKWTKYGSLLNPQAKIVNVTANLISSSFPEANSGNERTILISTTVTFVDVSAPAEAGFRAPPAINARLPFNFFFPFV; encoded by the exons CTGGGCCTCCGTGAGCGCCCAGACTGAGGCCACCCCGGCGGTGACGACAGAGGGCCTCAACTCCACCGAGGCAGCCCTGGCCACTTTCGGAACTTCCCCGTCGACCAGGCCCCCCGGGACTCCCACGGCTCCAGGGCCCTCCTCGGGCCCCAGGCCTACCCCGGTCACGGACG TTGCTGCTCTGTGTGTCTGTGACTTATCCCCAGCACAGTGTGACGTCAACTGCTGCTGTGATCCTGACTGCAGCTCCATGGATTTCAGTGTCTTCTCTGCCTGCTCAGTTCCAGTTGTCAC gggCGACAGCCAGTTTTGTAGTCAAAAAGCAGCCATCTATTCATTGAATTTTACAGCAAACCCACCTCAAAGAGTATTTAAACTTGTTGACCAGATTAATCCATCTATTTTCTGCATTCATATTACAAACT ataaaccTGCATTATCCTTTATTAATCCAGAAGTACCTGATGAAAACAATTTTGATACATTGATGaaaacatctgatggttttacattGAATGCTGAATCATATATTTCCTTCACAACCAAACTGGATATTCCTACTGCTGCTAAATATGAG TATGGGGTTCCTCTGCAGACTTCGGATTCGTTTCTGAGATTTCCTTCGTCCCTGACATCATCTCTGTGCACTGATAATAACCCTGCAG CGTTTCTGGTGAACCAGGCTGTTAAGtgcaccagaaaaataaatttagaacagTGTGAAGAAATTGAAGCCCTCAGCATGGCTTTTTACAGCAGCCCGGAAATTCTGAGG GTCTTCACTCTGCAGGTCCCTATCACTGTTCAGTCCATCGTCATTCAGTCTCTAAATAAAACACTCACCCGACGGGAAGACACTAATGTGCTGCAGCCGGCTCTCGTCAACGCTGGACACTTTAGCCATTGCATGAATGTTGTTCTTGAG GTAAAGTACAGCCTCACATACACAGATGCAGGTGAAGTCACCAAAGCTGATCTCTCATTCCTTCTGGGGACAGTTAGCAGCGTAGTGGTCCCACTGCAGCAAAAGtttgaaattcattttcttcAG ACTGACTGGAGCTCTCCCGTGTCAGCTCGTAGCACAGAAGGTGAAGAGCCTGCTGTGGGGCCAGGGCTTCCCAGATTACGTGGCCCCTTTTGGAAATTCCCAGGCCCAGGACATGCTGGACTGGGTGCCCATCCACTTCTTCACCCAGTCATTCAACAGGAAGGTAAAGGGGAGAAG GATTCCTGCCAGCTCCCAGGGGCTTTGGTTATAGAAGTGAAGTGGACTAAATATGGATCCCTACTGAATCCACAGGCCAAAATAGTCAATGTAACTGCAAATCTAATTTCATCCTCCTTTCCTGAG GCCAACTCAGGAAATGAAAGGACGATTCTTATTTCCACTACGGTTACATTTGTGGATGTGTCTGCACCTGCAGAGGCAGGCTTCAGAGCTCCGCCAGCCATCAATGCCAGGCTGCCCTTTAACTTCTTCTTCCCGTTTGTTTGA
- the TCTN1 gene encoding tectonic-1 isoform X5: MRPRGLPPLLVVLLGCWASVSAQTEATPAVTTEGLNSTEAALATFGTSPSTRPPGTPTAPGPSSGPRPTPVTDVAALCVCDLSPAQCDVNCCCDPDCSSMDFSVFSACSVPVVTGDSQFCSQKAAIYSLNFTANPPQRVFKLVDQINPSIFCIHITNYKPALSFINPEVPDENNFDTLMKTSDGFTLNAESYISFTTKLDIPTAAKYEYGVPLQTSDSFLRFPSSLTSSLCTDNNPAAFLVNQAVKCTRKINLEQCEEIEALSMAFYSSPEILRVPDSRTKVPITVQSIVIQSLNKTLTRREDTNVLQPALVNAGHFSHCMNVVLEVKYSLTYTDAGEVTKADLSFLLGTVSSVVVPLQQKFEIHFLQENTKPVPLSGNPGYVVGLPLAAGFQPHKGGALPCQLVAQKVKSLLWGQGFPDYVAPFGNSQAQDMLDWVPIHFFTQSFNRKHFVLQDSCQLPGALVIEVKWTKYGSLLNPQAKIVNVTANLISSSFPEANSGNERTILISTTVTFVDVSAPAEAGFRAPPAINARLPFNFFFPFV; this comes from the exons CTGGGCCTCCGTGAGCGCCCAGACTGAGGCCACCCCGGCGGTGACGACAGAGGGCCTCAACTCCACCGAGGCAGCCCTGGCCACTTTCGGAACTTCCCCGTCGACCAGGCCCCCCGGGACTCCCACGGCTCCAGGGCCCTCCTCGGGCCCCAGGCCTACCCCGGTCACGGACG TTGCTGCTCTGTGTGTCTGTGACTTATCCCCAGCACAGTGTGACGTCAACTGCTGCTGTGATCCTGACTGCAGCTCCATGGATTTCAGTGTCTTCTCTGCCTGCTCAGTTCCAGTTGTCAC gggCGACAGCCAGTTTTGTAGTCAAAAAGCAGCCATCTATTCATTGAATTTTACAGCAAACCCACCTCAAAGAGTATTTAAACTTGTTGACCAGATTAATCCATCTATTTTCTGCATTCATATTACAAACT ataaaccTGCATTATCCTTTATTAATCCAGAAGTACCTGATGAAAACAATTTTGATACATTGATGaaaacatctgatggttttacattGAATGCTGAATCATATATTTCCTTCACAACCAAACTGGATATTCCTACTGCTGCTAAATATGAG TATGGGGTTCCTCTGCAGACTTCGGATTCGTTTCTGAGATTTCCTTCGTCCCTGACATCATCTCTGTGCACTGATAATAACCCTGCAG CGTTTCTGGTGAACCAGGCTGTTAAGtgcaccagaaaaataaatttagaacagTGTGAAGAAATTGAAGCCCTCAGCATGGCTTTTTACAGCAGCCCGGAAATTCTGAGG GTACCTGATTCAAGAACAAAG GTCCCTATCACTGTTCAGTCCATCGTCATTCAGTCTCTAAATAAAACACTCACCCGACGGGAAGACACTAATGTGCTGCAGCCGGCTCTCGTCAACGCTGGACACTTTAGCCATTGCATGAATGTTGTTCTTGAG GTAAAGTACAGCCTCACATACACAGATGCAGGTGAAGTCACCAAAGCTGATCTCTCATTCCTTCTGGGGACAGTTAGCAGCGTAGTGGTCCCACTGCAGCAAAAGtttgaaattcattttcttcAG GAAAATACCAAGCCAGTCCCTCTCAGTGGAAACCCTGGTTATGTCGTGGGGCTCCCATTAGCTGCTGGATTCCAGCCTCATAAGGG TGGAGCTCTCCCGTGTCAGCTCGTAGCACAGAAGGTGAAGAGCCTGCTGTGGGGCCAGGGCTTCCCAGATTACGTGGCCCCTTTTGGAAATTCCCAGGCCCAGGACATGCTGGACTGGGTGCCCATCCACTTCTTCACCCAGTCATTCAACAGGAAG CATTTTGTTTTGCAGGATTCCTGCCAGCTCCCAGGGGCTTTGGTTATAGAAGTGAAGTGGACTAAATATGGATCCCTACTGAATCCACAGGCCAAAATAGTCAATGTAACTGCAAATCTAATTTCATCCTCCTTTCCTGAG GCCAACTCAGGAAATGAAAGGACGATTCTTATTTCCACTACGGTTACATTTGTGGATGTGTCTGCACCTGCAGAGGCAGGCTTCAGAGCTCCGCCAGCCATCAATGCCAGGCTGCCCTTTAACTTCTTCTTCCCGTTTGTTTGA
- the TCTN1 gene encoding tectonic-1 isoform X20: MRPRGLPPLLVVLLGCWASVSAQTEATPAVTTEGLNSTEAALATFGTSPSTRPPGTPTAPGPSSGPRPTPVTDVAALCVCDLSPAQCDVNCCCDPDCSSMDFSVFSACSVPVVTGDSQFCSQKAAIYSLNFTANPPQRVFKLVDQINPSIFCIHITNYKPALSFINPEVPDENNFDTLMKTSDGFTLNAESYISFTTKLDIPTAAKYEYGVPLQTSDSFLRFPSSLTSSLCTDNNPAAFLVNQAVKCTRKINLEQCEEIEALSMAFYSSPEILRVPDSRTKVPITVQSIVIQSLNKTLTRREDTNVLQPALVNAGHFSHCMNVVLEVKYSLTYTDAGEVTKADLSFLLGTVSSVVVPLQQKFEIHFLQDSCQLPGALVIEVKWTKYGSLLNPQAKIVNANSGNERTILISTTVTFVDVSAPAEAGFRAPPAINARLPFNFFFPFV; encoded by the exons CTGGGCCTCCGTGAGCGCCCAGACTGAGGCCACCCCGGCGGTGACGACAGAGGGCCTCAACTCCACCGAGGCAGCCCTGGCCACTTTCGGAACTTCCCCGTCGACCAGGCCCCCCGGGACTCCCACGGCTCCAGGGCCCTCCTCGGGCCCCAGGCCTACCCCGGTCACGGACG TTGCTGCTCTGTGTGTCTGTGACTTATCCCCAGCACAGTGTGACGTCAACTGCTGCTGTGATCCTGACTGCAGCTCCATGGATTTCAGTGTCTTCTCTGCCTGCTCAGTTCCAGTTGTCAC gggCGACAGCCAGTTTTGTAGTCAAAAAGCAGCCATCTATTCATTGAATTTTACAGCAAACCCACCTCAAAGAGTATTTAAACTTGTTGACCAGATTAATCCATCTATTTTCTGCATTCATATTACAAACT ataaaccTGCATTATCCTTTATTAATCCAGAAGTACCTGATGAAAACAATTTTGATACATTGATGaaaacatctgatggttttacattGAATGCTGAATCATATATTTCCTTCACAACCAAACTGGATATTCCTACTGCTGCTAAATATGAG TATGGGGTTCCTCTGCAGACTTCGGATTCGTTTCTGAGATTTCCTTCGTCCCTGACATCATCTCTGTGCACTGATAATAACCCTGCAG CGTTTCTGGTGAACCAGGCTGTTAAGtgcaccagaaaaataaatttagaacagTGTGAAGAAATTGAAGCCCTCAGCATGGCTTTTTACAGCAGCCCGGAAATTCTGAGG GTACCTGATTCAAGAACAAAG GTCCCTATCACTGTTCAGTCCATCGTCATTCAGTCTCTAAATAAAACACTCACCCGACGGGAAGACACTAATGTGCTGCAGCCGGCTCTCGTCAACGCTGGACACTTTAGCCATTGCATGAATGTTGTTCTTGAG GTAAAGTACAGCCTCACATACACAGATGCAGGTGAAGTCACCAAAGCTGATCTCTCATTCCTTCTGGGGACAGTTAGCAGCGTAGTGGTCCCACTGCAGCAAAAGtttgaaattcattttcttcAG GATTCCTGCCAGCTCCCAGGGGCTTTGGTTATAGAAGTGAAGTGGACTAAATATGGATCCCTACTGAATCCACAGGCCAAAATAGTCAAT GCCAACTCAGGAAATGAAAGGACGATTCTTATTTCCACTACGGTTACATTTGTGGATGTGTCTGCACCTGCAGAGGCAGGCTTCAGAGCTCCGCCAGCCATCAATGCCAGGCTGCCCTTTAACTTCTTCTTCCCGTTTGTTTGA
- the TCTN1 gene encoding tectonic-1 isoform X3 — translation MRPRGLPPLLVVLLGCWASVSAQTEATPAVTTEGLNSTEAALATFGTSPSTRPPGTPTAPGPSSGPRPTPVTDVAALCVCDLSPAQCDVNCCCDPDCSSMDFSVFSACSVPVVTGDSQFCSQKAAIYSLNFTANPPQRVFKLVDQINPSIFCIHITNYKPALSFINPEVPDENNFDTLMKTSDGFTLNAESYISFTTKLDIPTAAKYEYGVPLQTSDSFLRFPSSLTSSLCTDNNPAAFLVNQAVKCTRKINLEQCEEIEALSMAFYSSPEILRVPDSRTKVPITVQSIVIQSLNKTLTRREDTNVLQPALVNAGHFSHCMNVVLEVKYSLTYTDAGEVTKADLSFLLGTVSSVVVPLQQKFEIHFLQENTKPVPLSGNPGYVVGLPLAAGFQPHKGSGIIQTTNRYGQLTILHSTTEQDCLALEGVRTPVLFGYTMQSGCKLRLTGALPCQLVAQKVKSLLWGQGFPDYVAPFGNSQAQDMLDWVPIHFFTQSFNRKHFVLQDSCQLPGALVIEVKWTKYGSLLNPQAKIVNANSGNERTILISTTVTFVDVSAPAEAGFRAPPAINARLPFNFFFPFV, via the exons CTGGGCCTCCGTGAGCGCCCAGACTGAGGCCACCCCGGCGGTGACGACAGAGGGCCTCAACTCCACCGAGGCAGCCCTGGCCACTTTCGGAACTTCCCCGTCGACCAGGCCCCCCGGGACTCCCACGGCTCCAGGGCCCTCCTCGGGCCCCAGGCCTACCCCGGTCACGGACG TTGCTGCTCTGTGTGTCTGTGACTTATCCCCAGCACAGTGTGACGTCAACTGCTGCTGTGATCCTGACTGCAGCTCCATGGATTTCAGTGTCTTCTCTGCCTGCTCAGTTCCAGTTGTCAC gggCGACAGCCAGTTTTGTAGTCAAAAAGCAGCCATCTATTCATTGAATTTTACAGCAAACCCACCTCAAAGAGTATTTAAACTTGTTGACCAGATTAATCCATCTATTTTCTGCATTCATATTACAAACT ataaaccTGCATTATCCTTTATTAATCCAGAAGTACCTGATGAAAACAATTTTGATACATTGATGaaaacatctgatggttttacattGAATGCTGAATCATATATTTCCTTCACAACCAAACTGGATATTCCTACTGCTGCTAAATATGAG TATGGGGTTCCTCTGCAGACTTCGGATTCGTTTCTGAGATTTCCTTCGTCCCTGACATCATCTCTGTGCACTGATAATAACCCTGCAG CGTTTCTGGTGAACCAGGCTGTTAAGtgcaccagaaaaataaatttagaacagTGTGAAGAAATTGAAGCCCTCAGCATGGCTTTTTACAGCAGCCCGGAAATTCTGAGG GTACCTGATTCAAGAACAAAG GTCCCTATCACTGTTCAGTCCATCGTCATTCAGTCTCTAAATAAAACACTCACCCGACGGGAAGACACTAATGTGCTGCAGCCGGCTCTCGTCAACGCTGGACACTTTAGCCATTGCATGAATGTTGTTCTTGAG GTAAAGTACAGCCTCACATACACAGATGCAGGTGAAGTCACCAAAGCTGATCTCTCATTCCTTCTGGGGACAGTTAGCAGCGTAGTGGTCCCACTGCAGCAAAAGtttgaaattcattttcttcAG GAAAATACCAAGCCAGTCCCTCTCAGTGGAAACCCTGGTTATGTCGTGGGGCTCCCATTAGCTGCTGGATTCCAGCCTCATAAGGG GTCTGGGATTATTCAGACCACAAATAGATACGGACAGCTTACTATTCTTCATAGCACAACTGAGCAAGACTGCTTAGCACTAGAGGGGGTCCGGACCCCAGTATTATTTGGTTACACTATGCAATCTGGCTGTAAACTAAG ACTGACTGGAGCTCTCCCGTGTCAGCTCGTAGCACAGAAGGTGAAGAGCCTGCTGTGGGGCCAGGGCTTCCCAGATTACGTGGCCCCTTTTGGAAATTCCCAGGCCCAGGACATGCTGGACTGGGTGCCCATCCACTTCTTCACCCAGTCATTCAACAGGAAG CATTTTGTTTTGCAGGATTCCTGCCAGCTCCCAGGGGCTTTGGTTATAGAAGTGAAGTGGACTAAATATGGATCCCTACTGAATCCACAGGCCAAAATAGTCAAT GCCAACTCAGGAAATGAAAGGACGATTCTTATTTCCACTACGGTTACATTTGTGGATGTGTCTGCACCTGCAGAGGCAGGCTTCAGAGCTCCGCCAGCCATCAATGCCAGGCTGCCCTTTAACTTCTTCTTCCCGTTTGTTTGA
- the TCTN1 gene encoding tectonic-1 isoform X13, whose product MRPRGLPPLLVVLLGCWASVSAQTEATPAVTTEGLNSTEAALATFGTSPSTRPPGTPTAPGPSSGPRPTPVTDVAALCVCDLSPAQCDVNCCCDPDCSSMDFSVFSACSVPVVTGDSQFCSQKAAIYSLNFTANPPQRVFKLVDQINPSIFCIHITNYKPALSFINPEVPDENNFDTLMKTSDGFTLNAESYISFTTKLDIPTAAKYEYGVPLQTSDSFLRFPSSLTSSLCTDNNPAAFLVNQAVKCTRKINLEQCEEIEALSMAFYSSPEILRVPDSRTKVPITVQSIVIQSLNKTLTRREDTNVLQPALVNAGHFSHCMNVVLEVKYSLTYTDAGEVTKADLSFLLGTVSSVVVPLQQKFEIHFLQTDWSSPVSARSTEGEEPAVGPGLPRLRGPFWKFPGPGHAGLGAHPLLHPVIQQEGKGEKHFVLQDSCQLPGALVIEVKWTKYGSLLNPQAKIVNVTANLISSSFPEANSGNERTILISTTVTFVDVSAPAEAGFRAPPAINARLPFNFFFPFV is encoded by the exons CTGGGCCTCCGTGAGCGCCCAGACTGAGGCCACCCCGGCGGTGACGACAGAGGGCCTCAACTCCACCGAGGCAGCCCTGGCCACTTTCGGAACTTCCCCGTCGACCAGGCCCCCCGGGACTCCCACGGCTCCAGGGCCCTCCTCGGGCCCCAGGCCTACCCCGGTCACGGACG TTGCTGCTCTGTGTGTCTGTGACTTATCCCCAGCACAGTGTGACGTCAACTGCTGCTGTGATCCTGACTGCAGCTCCATGGATTTCAGTGTCTTCTCTGCCTGCTCAGTTCCAGTTGTCAC gggCGACAGCCAGTTTTGTAGTCAAAAAGCAGCCATCTATTCATTGAATTTTACAGCAAACCCACCTCAAAGAGTATTTAAACTTGTTGACCAGATTAATCCATCTATTTTCTGCATTCATATTACAAACT ataaaccTGCATTATCCTTTATTAATCCAGAAGTACCTGATGAAAACAATTTTGATACATTGATGaaaacatctgatggttttacattGAATGCTGAATCATATATTTCCTTCACAACCAAACTGGATATTCCTACTGCTGCTAAATATGAG TATGGGGTTCCTCTGCAGACTTCGGATTCGTTTCTGAGATTTCCTTCGTCCCTGACATCATCTCTGTGCACTGATAATAACCCTGCAG CGTTTCTGGTGAACCAGGCTGTTAAGtgcaccagaaaaataaatttagaacagTGTGAAGAAATTGAAGCCCTCAGCATGGCTTTTTACAGCAGCCCGGAAATTCTGAGG GTACCTGATTCAAGAACAAAG GTCCCTATCACTGTTCAGTCCATCGTCATTCAGTCTCTAAATAAAACACTCACCCGACGGGAAGACACTAATGTGCTGCAGCCGGCTCTCGTCAACGCTGGACACTTTAGCCATTGCATGAATGTTGTTCTTGAG GTAAAGTACAGCCTCACATACACAGATGCAGGTGAAGTCACCAAAGCTGATCTCTCATTCCTTCTGGGGACAGTTAGCAGCGTAGTGGTCCCACTGCAGCAAAAGtttgaaattcattttcttcAG ACTGACTGGAGCTCTCCCGTGTCAGCTCGTAGCACAGAAGGTGAAGAGCCTGCTGTGGGGCCAGGGCTTCCCAGATTACGTGGCCCCTTTTGGAAATTCCCAGGCCCAGGACATGCTGGACTGGGTGCCCATCCACTTCTTCACCCAGTCATTCAACAGGAAGGTAAAGGGGAGAAG CATTTTGTTTTGCAGGATTCCTGCCAGCTCCCAGGGGCTTTGGTTATAGAAGTGAAGTGGACTAAATATGGATCCCTACTGAATCCACAGGCCAAAATAGTCAATGTAACTGCAAATCTAATTTCATCCTCCTTTCCTGAG GCCAACTCAGGAAATGAAAGGACGATTCTTATTTCCACTACGGTTACATTTGTGGATGTGTCTGCACCTGCAGAGGCAGGCTTCAGAGCTCCGCCAGCCATCAATGCCAGGCTGCCCTTTAACTTCTTCTTCCCGTTTGTTTGA
- the TCTN1 gene encoding tectonic-1 isoform X4 encodes MRPRGLPPLLVVLLGCWASVSAQTEATPAVTTEGLNSTEAALATFGTSPSTRPPGTPTAPGPSSGPRPTPVTDVAALCVCDLSPAQCDVNCCCDPDCSSMDFSVFSACSVPVVTGDSQFCSQKAAIYSLNFTANPPQRVFKLVDQINPSIFCIHITNYKPALSFINPEVPDENNFDTLMKTSDGFTLNAESYISFTTKLDIPTAAKYEYGVPLQTSDSFLRFPSSLTSSLCTDNNPAAFLVNQAVKCTRKINLEQCEEIEALSMAFYSSPEILRVPDSRTKVPITVQSIVIQSLNKTLTRREDTNVLQPALVNAGHFSHCMNVVLEVKYSLTYTDAGEVTKADLSFLLGTVSSVVVPLQQKFEIHFLQENTKPVPLSGNPGYVVGLPLAAGFQPHKGSGIIQTTNRYGQLTILHSTTEQDCLALEGVRTPVLFGYTMQSGCKLRLTGALPCQLVAQKVKSLLWGQGFPDYVAPFGNSQAQDMLDWVPIHFFTQSFNRKDSCQLPGALVIEVKWTKYGSLLNPQAKIVNANSGNERTILISTTVTFVDVSAPAEAGFRAPPAINARLPFNFFFPFV; translated from the exons CTGGGCCTCCGTGAGCGCCCAGACTGAGGCCACCCCGGCGGTGACGACAGAGGGCCTCAACTCCACCGAGGCAGCCCTGGCCACTTTCGGAACTTCCCCGTCGACCAGGCCCCCCGGGACTCCCACGGCTCCAGGGCCCTCCTCGGGCCCCAGGCCTACCCCGGTCACGGACG TTGCTGCTCTGTGTGTCTGTGACTTATCCCCAGCACAGTGTGACGTCAACTGCTGCTGTGATCCTGACTGCAGCTCCATGGATTTCAGTGTCTTCTCTGCCTGCTCAGTTCCAGTTGTCAC gggCGACAGCCAGTTTTGTAGTCAAAAAGCAGCCATCTATTCATTGAATTTTACAGCAAACCCACCTCAAAGAGTATTTAAACTTGTTGACCAGATTAATCCATCTATTTTCTGCATTCATATTACAAACT ataaaccTGCATTATCCTTTATTAATCCAGAAGTACCTGATGAAAACAATTTTGATACATTGATGaaaacatctgatggttttacattGAATGCTGAATCATATATTTCCTTCACAACCAAACTGGATATTCCTACTGCTGCTAAATATGAG TATGGGGTTCCTCTGCAGACTTCGGATTCGTTTCTGAGATTTCCTTCGTCCCTGACATCATCTCTGTGCACTGATAATAACCCTGCAG CGTTTCTGGTGAACCAGGCTGTTAAGtgcaccagaaaaataaatttagaacagTGTGAAGAAATTGAAGCCCTCAGCATGGCTTTTTACAGCAGCCCGGAAATTCTGAGG GTACCTGATTCAAGAACAAAG GTCCCTATCACTGTTCAGTCCATCGTCATTCAGTCTCTAAATAAAACACTCACCCGACGGGAAGACACTAATGTGCTGCAGCCGGCTCTCGTCAACGCTGGACACTTTAGCCATTGCATGAATGTTGTTCTTGAG GTAAAGTACAGCCTCACATACACAGATGCAGGTGAAGTCACCAAAGCTGATCTCTCATTCCTTCTGGGGACAGTTAGCAGCGTAGTGGTCCCACTGCAGCAAAAGtttgaaattcattttcttcAG GAAAATACCAAGCCAGTCCCTCTCAGTGGAAACCCTGGTTATGTCGTGGGGCTCCCATTAGCTGCTGGATTCCAGCCTCATAAGGG GTCTGGGATTATTCAGACCACAAATAGATACGGACAGCTTACTATTCTTCATAGCACAACTGAGCAAGACTGCTTAGCACTAGAGGGGGTCCGGACCCCAGTATTATTTGGTTACACTATGCAATCTGGCTGTAAACTAAG ACTGACTGGAGCTCTCCCGTGTCAGCTCGTAGCACAGAAGGTGAAGAGCCTGCTGTGGGGCCAGGGCTTCCCAGATTACGTGGCCCCTTTTGGAAATTCCCAGGCCCAGGACATGCTGGACTGGGTGCCCATCCACTTCTTCACCCAGTCATTCAACAGGAAG GATTCCTGCCAGCTCCCAGGGGCTTTGGTTATAGAAGTGAAGTGGACTAAATATGGATCCCTACTGAATCCACAGGCCAAAATAGTCAAT GCCAACTCAGGAAATGAAAGGACGATTCTTATTTCCACTACGGTTACATTTGTGGATGTGTCTGCACCTGCAGAGGCAGGCTTCAGAGCTCCGCCAGCCATCAATGCCAGGCTGCCCTTTAACTTCTTCTTCCCGTTTGTTTGA